The Streptomyces armeniacus genomic interval GTGAAGGCGAACGCGAGGGAGAGCGCGCGGGCTGCGGCGCTCGGCGTGAAGCCCGCGGCGACGAGCGTGCGCAGGTACGACTCCTGCAGCGCGGCGTGCCCGAAGTCCGTGAAGCGGGTGCCGCCGAAGACCTTCGCGCCGTCGCGGTACGCCAGCAGCCCGCGCCGCAGCGCCCGTTGCATCCCGGTCAGCCGCTGCTGCCAGCCGGTTCCGTCCGCGCCGACGTCTTCCTCGGACGGTGCAGACGCCGCAACGGTGCGGAACATGGCGGTGGCCATCTCGTCCAGCAGTGCCTGCTTGCCGGTGAAGTGCCAGTACAGCGCAGGGGCCTGGACGTCCAGCTCCTTGGCGATGCGGCGCAGCGTGAGCCCCTCCAGGCCGACCTCGTTCAGCAGCCGGAGCGCGGTGTCCACGACATGGGCGCGGTCGAGCGGCGGTCTGCGCGCGGGCGCGGCCTTCCCGCGCTTCCCGGTCTTCTTCTCATCGTCCACGCTTGACAATTTAACACCGTTAAAGCAATGCTTCCGGCATGACCTCACTTAACAACGTTAAGGACGCTGGTTCCGGCCCCGCCGTGCTCATCGTCGGAGCCGGACCGACCGGGCTCACCCTCGCCGTCGACCTCGCACGCCGCGGCGTGCCCGCGCTGCTCGTCGAGCGCGCCGACGGGCTGTTCCCCGGCTCGCGCGGCAAGGGCCTCCAGCCCCGCACCCTGGAGGTCTTCGACGACCTCGGCGTCATCGACCGCGTACTCGCCGCGGGCGGCCCCTATCCGCGCGTGATGACCTGGGAGGACGACCGTCAGCTCGGCGAGCACGACATGGCCGTCCGCTCGCCCGGCCCCGTGCCCGGCGTCCCGTATCCGGAGGGCGTGATGCTGCCGCAGTGGCGCACCCAGCGGGTGCTGTACGAGGGGCTGCGCGAGCTCGGCGGCGACGTACTCTTCGGCACCGCGCTGACGGAGCTGGCCCAGGACGAGTCCGGCGTCACGGCCCGGCTGGGCAACGGCGAGTCCGTACGGTCGCGCTGGCTCGTCGCCGCCGACGGCGGACGCAGCACCGTACGCGGGCTCCTCGGCATCGGCATGACGGGCGAGACGGTCGCCACCGAGCCGATGTTGGTCGCCGACGCACGCGTCGAAGGACTGTCGCGCGAGCACTGGCACATGTGGCCGAAGGCGCCGGGCGGCGGCATCGCCCTCTGCCCGCTCGCGGGGACGGACCAGTTCCAGATCTCGGCGAAGCTCGGGGAGAACGGGCACCCGGGCGGGCCCGGCGGGCCGGGCACCGGCCTGGCGGACGTACGGCGGCTCGTCGCGGAGCGGACCCCGCTCGACGCGTCCGCCGTACGGGACCTGAGCTGGGCGTCCACGTTCGTGGCGCGGGCCGCGCTGGCCGACCGGTTCCGGGACGGCCGCGTCCTGCTCGCGGGCGACGCGGCGCACATCCACTCCCCCATGGGCGGGCAGGGGCTGAACACCAGCGTCCAGGACGCCTACAACCTGGGCTGGAAGCTGGCCGCGGCGCTCGCCGACCCCGGCACCGAGGAGGCGCTGCTCGACTCGTACGAGCGCGAACGCGTCGAGGTGGCCGCCGACGTCCTCGGCCTCAGCACCCGGCTGCACCGGGCCGCCGACGCGGGCCGCGAGGAGGGGCGGCGGCGCGGCCGGGAGGTGCTCCAGCTGGACCTCGGCTACCGCACCGGACCGCTCAGCCGGGACACTCGCGGCACGCCGGACGGCACGCTGCGCGCGGGCGACCGCGCCCCGGACGCGGAGTGCGCGCTGCCGGACGGGACGCCGCTGCGCCTCTTCGACGCGTTCCGCGGCCCGCACTGCACGCTGCTCGCCGTGGGCGGTGCGCCCGCCGACGGCGCCGTGCCCGCGGTGCCGCTGCCGGTCCGCACGTACGCGGTCACGATGACCGAGCCGCACGCCCGCGAGGCGTACGGCACCCGCCCGGCGCTCTTCCTGATCCGCCCTGACGGCTACGTGGGGCTGGCCACGGAGGACCCGGCCGAGGTGGCGGGCTACACGCTCCGCCCTTGAGCGGGCGCGGCACGGGGCCGACGAAGGGCCCGCGTATCACGTGGGAAGGGTCACAAAGCGGGCCGACGGCTGGTCGCCGGGGCGGCCCGTTGCGCAAGGTGGGGCGAACCGGGACGGCAGCGGCCGTGGACCCGTATGCCCGCAGACCGTCGCACGCACCACGGAGCACGAGGAACGACCATGACCCACACGCTCGCGGCCAGGATGACGGCCCCGCTCACCCGCACCGGCGGACCCGACGACGACGGGCACCGCGAGCTGCTGGAGCACGCCCTCGGGTGGACGCTGCTGGTGCTCGTCGCCGTGCTGGTCACCCGGCTCGGGTTGATGTAGCCCGGCGGGTTCGGTCATCCGCACGCGGCAACTGTAATCAGTCAAATACCCTGGGCTACAGGCGTGATGACAACGGCACACGCTGTGACGTCTGTGACATCAGGGGGTCCCTGTGGCCAACATCAAGCAACTCGACCCCGGGGCCTCGCCCCTCCACTACTTCGGCAGTGAGCTGCGCCGCCTCCGCAGAGAGGCAGGACTGACCCTCGACCAGCTCGGTGAGCGGCTCTACTGCACCGGCTCGCTGATCGGCCAGATCGAGACGGCGGACCGGAACCCGACCAAGGA includes:
- a CDS encoding TetR/AcrR family transcriptional regulator C-terminal domain-containing protein, which gives rise to MDDEKKTGKRGKAAPARRPPLDRAHVVDTALRLLNEVGLEGLTLRRIAKELDVQAPALYWHFTGKQALLDEMATAMFRTVAASAPSEEDVGADGTGWQQRLTGMQRALRRGLLAYRDGAKVFGGTRFTDFGHAALQESYLRTLVAAGFTPSAAARALSLAFAFTLGFVTEEQGVYPVPGERREGYDVAARAERIGAEHPLAAQAGGDLFLNYEERFEEGLEVLVAGIEAKLLPKR
- a CDS encoding FAD-dependent monooxygenase, producing the protein MTSLNNVKDAGSGPAVLIVGAGPTGLTLAVDLARRGVPALLVERADGLFPGSRGKGLQPRTLEVFDDLGVIDRVLAAGGPYPRVMTWEDDRQLGEHDMAVRSPGPVPGVPYPEGVMLPQWRTQRVLYEGLRELGGDVLFGTALTELAQDESGVTARLGNGESVRSRWLVAADGGRSTVRGLLGIGMTGETVATEPMLVADARVEGLSREHWHMWPKAPGGGIALCPLAGTDQFQISAKLGENGHPGGPGGPGTGLADVRRLVAERTPLDASAVRDLSWASTFVARAALADRFRDGRVLLAGDAAHIHSPMGGQGLNTSVQDAYNLGWKLAAALADPGTEEALLDSYERERVEVAADVLGLSTRLHRAADAGREEGRRRGREVLQLDLGYRTGPLSRDTRGTPDGTLRAGDRAPDAECALPDGTPLRLFDAFRGPHCTLLAVGGAPADGAVPAVPLPVRTYAVTMTEPHAREAYGTRPALFLIRPDGYVGLATEDPAEVAGYTLRP
- a CDS encoding SCO1431 family membrane protein, with amino-acid sequence MTHTLAARMTAPLTRTGGPDDDGHRELLEHALGWTLLVLVAVLVTRLGLM